One Verrucomicrobiia bacterium genomic window carries:
- a CDS encoding SPFH domain-containing protein — protein sequence MNILMGVAIGCIAWFLVRYLVAGLFTINQNERAVKTSFGRAERVGNATTLQDPMAEALLDEEKERYNYPQVRVIPPGGPYFKWPWEKVYKVSIATQTINMAYDPETPSANQGGQVLEAVTKDQLNTGLTGQIRYRISEKNLYAYLFGVKRPIVHVMGYFTSVLRERIANFEAPAVVTPVPQSGAPIPPPEVATAAIGVSINDLRKNLRDINEHMDRECKSSEARYGIALDASLITGIDPPGEVESALAAINTAYNQVSSDISLAQAGADQKMVQSKTAVEIETLKAQAEVEPLKALAAQLRELKKSGPDALGAYVRNVRLKLFNQARRAVLEVPHD from the coding sequence ATGAATATCCTGATGGGAGTCGCTATTGGATGCATCGCGTGGTTCCTGGTCCGTTATTTGGTGGCCGGCCTGTTTACGATTAACCAGAACGAGCGGGCGGTGAAGACGAGTTTCGGGCGGGCTGAGCGAGTGGGCAACGCGACGACACTCCAAGACCCGATGGCCGAGGCCTTGCTCGACGAGGAAAAGGAACGCTATAATTATCCCCAGGTGCGCGTGATTCCACCGGGCGGGCCGTATTTTAAATGGCCGTGGGAAAAGGTGTATAAGGTGTCGATTGCGACGCAGACGATCAACATGGCTTACGACCCGGAAACACCGTCGGCGAACCAGGGTGGCCAGGTGCTCGAAGCGGTGACCAAGGACCAGCTCAATACGGGGCTGACGGGCCAAATCCGCTACCGGATTTCGGAAAAGAATCTCTATGCGTACCTCTTCGGGGTGAAACGGCCCATCGTTCACGTGATGGGTTATTTCACCTCGGTCCTGCGGGAACGCATTGCGAATTTTGAAGCGCCGGCGGTGGTCACGCCTGTGCCGCAGAGCGGGGCGCCCATTCCACCGCCGGAGGTCGCCACGGCGGCCATTGGGGTTTCCATCAATGATCTGCGCAAGAATCTTCGCGATATTAACGAGCACATGGACCGCGAGTGCAAATCCTCGGAAGCCCGCTACGGGATTGCCCTGGATGCCTCGCTCATCACGGGCATCGATCCACCCGGTGAGGTCGAATCCGCACTGGCCGCCATCAATACCGCCTATAACCAGGTATCCTCCGACATCAGCCTGGCCCAGGCCGGGGCGGACCAAAAGATGGTGCAATCCAAAACGGCCGTCGAAATTGAGACCTTGAAGGCCCAGGCGGAAGTGGAGCCGCTCAAGGCGCTGGCTGCCCAATTGCGCGAACTCAAGAAGAGCGGGCCGGATGCCCTCGGCGCCTATGTCCGCAACGTGCGTTTGAAGTTGTTTAACCAGGCGCGCCGCGCCGTCCTGGAGGTGCCGCATGATTAA
- a CDS encoding SPFH domain-containing protein, with protein MINFLIAAAAAFFGLFIVGPIISGLCRGFGFYTIVPERQCKVYMLFGKVALVLDEPGMHMLWLKLGWKAPIVNWLGHCHVLDMRLDQEYLRSQPVNSEEGAPMGIGIWYEMFVSDPVSYLFKNADPRGSLAANVSNSTVRCLSNLKLGNMLENRHAMSQTVRAEVSPKSHEWGYQLGSVYIRKVHFRDANMIKQIEEKVVNRLRQVTSAIKQDGANQVSIITSTAERQAAIEFAKAGAMRPRIVGAGLQEIARDPDIAQAMFDILEAPQLLDGQTDITLVPKGNDLLKQLAALEPAPRATAPPARM; from the coding sequence ATGATTAATTTCCTTATCGCGGCGGCCGCGGCCTTTTTCGGGTTGTTTATCGTCGGACCCATCATCTCGGGCCTGTGCCGCGGGTTTGGTTTTTACACGATTGTCCCGGAGCGCCAGTGCAAGGTGTATATGCTTTTCGGCAAAGTCGCCCTGGTCCTGGACGAACCGGGGATGCACATGCTTTGGCTAAAGCTGGGCTGGAAAGCGCCGATCGTGAACTGGCTTGGGCATTGTCATGTGCTGGATATGCGCCTGGACCAGGAGTATCTCCGCAGCCAGCCGGTGAACTCGGAGGAAGGCGCCCCGATGGGCATAGGAATTTGGTATGAGATGTTCGTGAGCGACCCGGTGTCGTATCTGTTCAAGAATGCCGATCCGCGGGGGTCGCTGGCGGCCAACGTCAGCAACTCGACGGTGCGCTGCCTGAGCAACCTGAAACTGGGCAATATGCTCGAGAATCGCCACGCCATGAGCCAGACTGTCCGCGCCGAAGTCTCGCCGAAATCGCATGAGTGGGGTTATCAGCTCGGCTCGGTCTATATCCGCAAGGTGCATTTTCGGGATGCGAACATGATCAAGCAGATCGAGGAGAAGGTGGTCAACCGGCTGCGCCAGGTGACATCGGCCATCAAACAGGACGGGGCCAACCAGGTGAGCATCATCACCAGCACCGCCGAGCGCCAGGCGGCCATCGAATTTGCCAAAGCCGGCGCCATGCGCCCGCGAATTGTCGGAGCAGGTCTGCAGGAGATTGCGCGCGACCCGGATATCGCTCAGGCCATGTTTGATATTTTGGAAGCCCCGCAATTGCTGGATGGCCAAACCGACATTACCTTGGTGCCCAAAGGGAACGATCTGCTGAAACAACTCGCGGCGCTTGAACCGGCGCCCAGAGCGACAGCGCCTCCGGCGAGGATGTAA
- a CDS encoding MlaD family protein: MALQDLTPQLRTRLSRMERAVGWFVILAMVLLGVGFAYYIYNTAERKGWFVTKAPYFLYVSTATGLKVGDPVMLMGFDAGAITAIKPMAADQFTYNVFIEFELKAPNYGYIWTQGSRAKVNAADLLGKRVLEVTKGTNGYPSYVFYPLEVVNAGEAPNLPDFAHWVFGEEIFAPDGTNYLARPLWPLTNLTAVLAAGYTNIVVLNAAPGKERSTISGMWNDQEGRYDPFTNGVSKYWLISDESPAVTEQIQQMIGQVQQALPNILRLTNQLATVLGNSAALTSNLNVVALAARPAVSNLAAATTHLDHPGALGEWLLPTNLNQQLSGTLTQANATLAGVNTNLDSLVGNLNRTLDNLADITSNLNNQVEANTNLLSSISGTVTHSDEFVQGLKRFWLFRRLFKSKQTNVPPAPPPQPVLSPKEKSAQP, translated from the coding sequence ATGGCGTTACAGGATTTAACTCCCCAATTGCGCACCCGGCTGAGCCGAATGGAACGGGCGGTCGGCTGGTTCGTGATTCTGGCGATGGTGTTGCTGGGAGTTGGGTTTGCTTATTACATCTACAACACCGCCGAGCGCAAGGGCTGGTTTGTTACCAAGGCCCCTTACTTCCTTTACGTCAGCACCGCTACGGGACTTAAAGTGGGCGACCCGGTGATGTTGATGGGCTTCGACGCCGGGGCGATCACCGCCATTAAACCAATGGCCGCCGATCAATTCACTTACAACGTCTTTATCGAGTTCGAACTCAAGGCGCCCAATTACGGTTACATCTGGACCCAAGGCTCGCGGGCCAAGGTGAATGCGGCCGATCTGCTTGGCAAACGCGTGCTCGAAGTGACCAAAGGCACCAATGGCTATCCGAGCTATGTGTTTTACCCGCTGGAGGTCGTCAATGCCGGCGAGGCGCCTAACTTGCCCGATTTTGCCCATTGGGTTTTTGGCGAAGAAATCTTCGCGCCAGACGGGACAAATTACCTGGCCCGCCCCCTATGGCCGCTGACCAACCTCACGGCGGTGCTCGCGGCCGGTTACACCAATATTGTGGTCCTCAATGCCGCCCCGGGCAAGGAACGCAGCACGATCAGCGGGATGTGGAACGACCAGGAAGGCCGCTACGACCCCTTCACCAATGGGGTGAGCAAGTACTGGCTGATTTCGGACGAATCGCCGGCCGTCACCGAGCAAATCCAGCAGATGATTGGCCAGGTCCAACAGGCCCTGCCCAACATCTTGCGCCTGACCAATCAACTGGCGACTGTTCTGGGCAATAGCGCCGCCTTGACCTCAAACCTGAACGTCGTGGCCCTGGCGGCCCGGCCTGCCGTGAGCAACCTGGCTGCCGCTACGACCCACCTGGACCATCCGGGCGCCCTCGGGGAATGGCTCCTGCCCACCAACCTCAACCAGCAACTCTCGGGCACTCTCACCCAAGCCAATGCCACCCTCGCCGGCGTCAATACAAACCTGGATTCGCTGGTTGGGAACCTGAATCGGACGCTCGATAACCTGGCCGATATCACCAGCAACCTTAATAACCAGGTCGAGGCCAATACGAACCTGCTCAGCTCCATTTCCGGCACCGTCACCCATTCGGATGAATTCGTGCAGGGCCTAAAGCGTTTCTGGCTCTTCCGGCGCCTGTTCAAATCCAAACAAACCAACGTCCCCCCGGCGCCGCCACCCCAACCGGTGCTTTCGCCCAAAGAAAAAAGCGCGCAGCCGTAA
- a CDS encoding Gfo/Idh/MocA family oxidoreductase, with translation MSNRNSSRCTRRQFLTRTTMAASALALPYYIPASALGRDGAVAPSERIVMAGIGIGGRGSYDLRTMLAQPDAHWVAVCDVLKHRREAAKNVVDSKYGNTDCAMFGDMRQLLAERPDVDAVLIATGDRWHALAATLAMRAGKDVYCEKPACLTMAQGQMVVETARRYGRVYQTGAQRLSEPNHVFAIELARSGRLGQIHTAYADCRWRDGMRHDWLAAEPEPPKDELDWDLWLGPSPWRPYNPGYVNGGGWYHYYDFATDVAMWGAHSIAQALAGLDMSNVSFIEFEYAGPDATMMTRLSNGIKLVLFRTAGSVWQPCKYWHGACGERFDGPEGWAAAADGYSEPDVSSPALLRDYSNILADYTARTQRPLSHVRDFFECIRSRQPTVANPGVMYRSMSICLAADICEQAQRNLKFDLRKSEFLDDPEANRMRSRAMRAPYMV, from the coding sequence ATGAGCAACCGCAACAGTTCTCGCTGTACCCGGCGCCAGTTCCTGACGCGCACAACGATGGCGGCCAGTGCGCTGGCGCTGCCCTATTACATTCCCGCATCCGCTCTGGGCCGTGATGGGGCGGTTGCGCCCAGCGAACGCATTGTGATGGCCGGAATAGGCATCGGCGGTCGCGGTTCCTATGATTTGAGGACCATGTTGGCTCAACCAGATGCGCATTGGGTCGCCGTCTGTGATGTCCTGAAACACCGGCGGGAAGCCGCCAAAAACGTGGTCGATAGTAAATATGGCAATACAGACTGTGCCATGTTTGGCGATATGCGCCAACTCCTGGCGGAGCGGCCCGATGTCGATGCCGTGCTGATTGCCACCGGCGACCGCTGGCATGCGCTGGCGGCCACCCTGGCGATGCGGGCCGGCAAGGATGTGTATTGTGAGAAACCAGCCTGTCTGACGATGGCGCAGGGGCAGATGGTTGTGGAAACCGCGCGGCGCTATGGCCGGGTTTATCAAACGGGCGCTCAGCGGCTCAGCGAGCCCAATCACGTGTTTGCCATCGAACTGGCCCGCTCTGGCCGATTGGGCCAGATTCATACTGCCTACGCGGATTGCCGCTGGCGCGACGGGATGCGCCACGACTGGCTCGCGGCGGAACCGGAACCGCCCAAGGATGAACTGGATTGGGACCTCTGGCTGGGTCCGTCTCCGTGGCGGCCCTACAACCCGGGCTACGTCAATGGCGGCGGGTGGTATCATTATTATGATTTCGCGACGGATGTCGCGATGTGGGGCGCGCACTCGATTGCCCAGGCCCTCGCCGGACTCGACATGTCGAACGTCTCTTTCATCGAATTTGAGTATGCCGGCCCGGATGCGACGATGATGACGCGCTTGTCTAACGGGATAAAACTGGTCCTGTTCCGAACCGCGGGCTCGGTTTGGCAACCGTGCAAATACTGGCATGGCGCTTGTGGGGAGCGGTTCGATGGTCCCGAAGGATGGGCCGCGGCGGCCGATGGTTATTCAGAACCCGATGTCTCATCGCCCGCGCTGCTGCGCGATTACAGCAATATTCTGGCGGATTACACGGCCCGGACTCAACGACCCCTGAGCCACGTGCGCGATTTCTTCGAATGCATCCGCTCGCGACAGCCTACGGTCGCCAATCCTGGGGTCATGTATCGGTCGATGAGCATCTGCCTGGCCGCCGACATCTGCGAGCAAGCACAGCGAAATCTCAAATTCGATCTGCGCAAGTCTGAGTTTCTCGACGATCCGGAAGCCAACCGCATGCGGTCCCGCGCCATGCGAGCCCCGTATATGGTCTGA
- a CDS encoding zinc-dependent alcohol dehydrogenase family protein translates to MRAMVLETPGQAFIPAELPRPKPGPGEVLIQVRACGMCRTDLHVVDGELPHPKLPLVPGHEIVGLVAERGAGAARFPLGARVGVPWLGWTCGQCPYCASGRENLCDNARFTGYTLNGGYAEYTVADERFCFAVPAGYSDAEAAPLLCAGLIGYRSLAKTGEAKRIGIYGFGAAAHIIAQVARFQGREVYAFTRAGDTQGQEFARSLGAAWAGPSDSLPPHPLDAALLFAPVGALVPQALRAVTKGGIVVCGGIHMSDIPAFPYEILWQERMICSVANLTRNDGEEFFAIAPRVPVRTTVQIFPLTQANEALNRLRSGNITGAAVLVPDKTISSLPS, encoded by the coding sequence ATGCGCGCGATGGTCCTGGAAACCCCCGGCCAGGCATTTATCCCTGCCGAGTTGCCGCGCCCCAAACCCGGTCCGGGCGAAGTCCTCATTCAGGTGCGCGCCTGTGGCATGTGCCGGACGGACCTGCATGTTGTCGATGGCGAGTTGCCCCATCCCAAACTGCCGCTGGTGCCCGGACATGAGATCGTCGGGCTCGTCGCGGAGCGGGGCGCAGGGGCCGCGCGTTTCCCGTTGGGCGCGCGCGTGGGTGTGCCATGGCTGGGCTGGACCTGTGGGCAATGCCCTTACTGCGCCTCCGGACGCGAGAACCTCTGCGACAACGCCCGGTTCACCGGCTACACCCTGAACGGAGGTTACGCCGAATATACTGTCGCCGACGAGCGCTTCTGCTTTGCGGTCCCCGCCGGTTATTCGGATGCCGAAGCCGCTCCCTTGCTCTGCGCCGGCTTGATTGGTTACCGATCACTGGCCAAAACCGGCGAGGCAAAACGCATTGGGATTTACGGCTTTGGCGCGGCGGCGCACATCATCGCCCAAGTCGCCCGGTTCCAGGGCCGCGAGGTTTATGCCTTCACGCGCGCGGGTGATACACAAGGCCAGGAGTTTGCCCGCTCGCTGGGCGCTGCCTGGGCCGGGCCCTCGGATTCCCTTCCACCGCACCCGCTGGACGCCGCGCTCCTCTTCGCGCCGGTCGGCGCTCTGGTGCCCCAGGCTCTCCGGGCCGTTACAAAAGGCGGCATTGTCGTCTGCGGTGGCATTCACATGAGCGACATACCGGCCTTTCCGTATGAGATTTTGTGGCAGGAGCGCATGATTTGTTCGGTGGCCAATCTGACACGCAACGACGGCGAGGAGTTCTTCGCCATTGCCCCGCGTGTGCCGGTGCGCACAACCGTGCAGATATTCCCGTTGACTCAAGCCAACGAGGCCCTGAACCGGCTGCGCTCGGGCAACATAACCGGCGCTGCCGTCCTGGTCCCGGACAAGACAATCTCCAGCCTTCCCTCGTAG
- a CDS encoding type II secretion system protein: MTTQGWPRNRSTRSGERVCARIAFTLIELLVVIAIIGLLASLLLPALSPGLPMP, encoded by the coding sequence ATGACTACACAGGGCTGGCCGAGAAACCGGAGCACCCGATCCGGGGAGCGGGTTTGCGCGCGCATAGCTTTCACCTTGATTGAGTTGTTAGTGGTGATCGCCATTATCGGGTTGCTCGCCAGCCTGTTGCTTCCGGCTCTCAGCCCCGGGCTGCCAATGCCCTGA
- a CDS encoding carbohydrate binding domain-containing protein: MQPALKQLAKLHLTPAVFTLFALIGAVWSATGDSANAAPEQRLQKRWLFVWRNMDDPKEVERVIARFPQAKAGGYNGVAFSWNVAPGKAAEFKQAAKENGLDLVAIVMGGAHDHNYVEGVPVKDAVFVAHDGRAALEPDTTARVANGDFETANGNHFSGWGMQDDEGLTTFADHDVVHSGKTSLRMQDISRNRYQHCRLAQAISLQPFRQYHLSFWLKTENLSPADAEVKVLDTEASRSISFQSFHVDATQDWKHYDLVFNSLDHTNGRVYLGTWSGKSGRMWWDDLLIEEIGLVNVLRRPGCPVTVRGEDGASYEEGRDYQRIVDPQLHPWVAFHQAPLIKLTPSSRIHEGTRLRVSYYHPLIVYEDRINSCLSEPKIFADWEDEVKQADALLHPAAFLMSHDELRVMNWCAACQAKHMTPGELLAWNVHQAAGIIRKLRPDAEIWVWSDMFDPMHNAVDHYYAVNGSLAASWKGLDKDVGIVNWHGGLKGKNCRFFADLGLRQILSGYYDSDEDGSGIAQWLANTKDIPGIVGAMYTTWEDKYAAMQPWARKAWGERANLPK, from the coding sequence ATGCAACCCGCCCTAAAGCAACTCGCCAAACTTCACCTCACCCCGGCTGTTTTCACCCTTTTCGCCCTGATCGGAGCCGTGTGGTCCGCCACGGGGGATTCCGCGAATGCGGCCCCTGAACAGAGGCTGCAAAAGCGCTGGCTCTTCGTCTGGCGCAACATGGATGACCCAAAAGAGGTCGAGCGGGTGATCGCCCGGTTCCCGCAAGCCAAAGCCGGCGGCTACAACGGCGTGGCCTTCTCGTGGAACGTAGCCCCGGGGAAAGCGGCGGAATTTAAGCAGGCGGCGAAGGAAAATGGCCTGGACCTGGTCGCCATCGTGATGGGCGGCGCGCACGACCACAATTACGTCGAGGGGGTGCCGGTCAAAGACGCCGTCTTCGTGGCGCATGATGGGCGGGCGGCGCTCGAACCTGACACCACAGCGCGCGTGGCCAATGGGGATTTCGAGACGGCGAATGGGAATCATTTCTCGGGCTGGGGCATGCAGGACGACGAGGGCCTGACGACCTTCGCCGATCACGATGTCGTCCATAGCGGCAAGACGTCGCTCCGGATGCAGGACATCAGCAGGAACCGATACCAACATTGCCGCCTCGCCCAAGCGATCAGCCTCCAGCCCTTCCGGCAGTATCATCTTTCGTTTTGGCTCAAGACGGAGAATCTCTCTCCCGCCGATGCCGAGGTGAAGGTGCTCGATACCGAGGCCTCACGGTCAATTAGTTTTCAGAGTTTCCATGTGGATGCGACACAGGACTGGAAGCATTATGACCTGGTATTCAACAGTCTCGATCACACCAATGGCCGGGTCTATCTGGGCACCTGGTCGGGCAAGAGCGGTCGAATGTGGTGGGACGATTTGCTTATCGAGGAAATCGGCCTGGTCAACGTGCTGCGCCGGCCCGGATGCCCGGTCACCGTGCGCGGTGAGGATGGCGCCTCTTATGAAGAAGGGCGCGATTACCAGCGCATCGTGGACCCACAGCTCCATCCCTGGGTCGCCTTTCACCAAGCCCCGCTCATCAAGCTCACCCCTTCCTCCCGCATCCACGAAGGCACCCGCCTGCGCGTCAGCTATTATCATCCTCTCATCGTCTATGAAGACCGGATCAACAGTTGTCTGAGTGAGCCGAAGATATTCGCCGATTGGGAGGACGAGGTAAAGCAGGCCGACGCCCTGCTGCACCCAGCGGCCTTCTTGATGTCACATGACGAACTACGCGTCATGAATTGGTGCGCGGCCTGCCAGGCCAAGCACATGACCCCAGGCGAATTGCTGGCCTGGAACGTCCACCAGGCCGCCGGCATTATCCGCAAACTCCGCCCGGATGCAGAAATCTGGGTCTGGAGTGATATGTTCGACCCGATGCACAACGCGGTGGACCACTATTATGCCGTCAACGGAAGCCTGGCGGCGTCATGGAAGGGCCTCGATAAAGATGTCGGCATCGTCAATTGGCATGGTGGGCTTAAGGGCAAGAACTGCCGGTTCTTCGCAGACCTGGGCTTGCGCCAAATCCTGTCCGGCTATTACGACTCCGACGAGGACGGCTCGGGCATCGCCCAGTGGCTGGCGAACACAAAGGACATCCCCGGAATTGTCGGCGCCATGTACACCACCTGGGAAGACAAATACGCCGCCATGCAGCCTTGGGCCAGGAAAGCATGGGGAGAAAGAGCCAATCTACCCAAATGA
- a CDS encoding XdhC family protein: MNNPVFEALAEAARVAEPVTLGIICGVKGSSPQKVGAKALFYADGRITGTLGGGCLEAEIQHRAIKALRTDRPSTFDLLLDHDFGWDDGLICGGKVQGVILPNAQRAGESFWRDLAQRRTPLAWGVRNDFSIQLLPAEVSRSRSGQTMSSTAIAESFYREIIAPPGALWIAGAGHIAQAVAPLALQLDFAVTVFDDRPALASRQFFPPAVALQTDVWEKLLKVPLPPVPTFALIVTRGHRHDALVLRDWIHQPFLFVGMIGSARKARTIREHFIEEHIASPEQLERLACPVGIKIRSKSVMEIAVSIMAQFIDKRAELAPQ, translated from the coding sequence ATGAACAATCCCGTTTTTGAGGCCCTCGCAGAGGCGGCCCGCGTCGCGGAGCCAGTCACTCTGGGCATCATTTGCGGGGTGAAGGGGTCGAGCCCGCAAAAGGTGGGAGCCAAAGCGCTCTTTTATGCCGATGGCCGTATCACCGGCACCCTGGGCGGCGGCTGTCTCGAAGCCGAAATCCAGCACCGCGCAATCAAAGCCCTGCGCACAGACCGGCCCTCGACTTTCGACCTCCTGCTCGACCACGATTTCGGTTGGGATGACGGCTTGATCTGCGGCGGGAAAGTGCAAGGAGTGATTCTACCCAATGCCCAAAGGGCCGGTGAATCCTTTTGGCGCGACCTGGCGCAACGGCGCACTCCTCTGGCATGGGGCGTGCGCAATGACTTTTCGATTCAATTGCTGCCGGCGGAGGTCTCGCGCAGCCGTTCTGGTCAAACCATGAGTTCGACAGCTATCGCGGAGTCATTTTACCGCGAAATCATCGCCCCACCCGGCGCTCTATGGATAGCGGGCGCAGGCCATATCGCTCAAGCCGTAGCCCCTCTCGCCTTGCAATTGGATTTTGCTGTGACCGTCTTCGATGACCGTCCGGCCCTGGCCAGCCGCCAATTTTTTCCACCTGCAGTCGCGCTGCAAACCGATGTCTGGGAGAAGTTGCTGAAGGTCCCATTGCCGCCGGTGCCCACGTTCGCGTTGATAGTCACTCGAGGCCATCGCCATGATGCCCTGGTCTTGCGTGATTGGATTCATCAGCCGTTCCTCTTTGTAGGCATGATCGGAAGCGCCCGAAAAGCCAGAACCATTCGCGAACATTTCATCGAGGAACACATCGCCAGCCCGGAGCAACTCGAGCGCCTGGCCTGTCCCGTGGGAATCAAGATTCGCTCGAAAAGCGTCATGGAGATTGCGGTGAGCATTATGGCGCAGTTCATCGATAAACGGGCCGAGCTGGCGCCCCAATAA
- a CDS encoding riboflavin synthase: MFTGIVEETGKIERIKPGEKSIELTVRTRVCGRGLKLGGSLAINGCCLTAVKVASRAAQKLARFDLLQETWKRTNLQFAKPGALVNLERPLRADGNLGGHFVTGHIDGVGTITRWERAGQDHVLDIAAPPEVMRYVVPKGSIAVDGISLTVAGILDKGFRIWIIPHTYEVTALRERKVGDAVNLEADLIGKYVERFVSARQSSSA; this comes from the coding sequence ATGTTTACAGGCATTGTGGAAGAAACCGGCAAGATCGAACGCATCAAGCCAGGTGAAAAATCCATCGAGCTGACGGTGCGAACTCGCGTATGCGGGCGCGGGTTAAAGCTCGGGGGCAGCCTGGCCATCAACGGCTGCTGCCTGACCGCCGTGAAAGTCGCTTCCCGCGCCGCGCAAAAGCTGGCCCGGTTTGATCTGCTTCAGGAAACCTGGAAACGCACCAACCTGCAGTTCGCCAAGCCGGGGGCCCTGGTCAACCTCGAACGGCCCCTGCGCGCAGATGGCAATCTGGGCGGCCACTTTGTCACCGGCCACATCGACGGAGTGGGAACAATAACGCGCTGGGAACGGGCTGGGCAGGACCACGTGCTGGACATCGCGGCGCCGCCTGAGGTAATGCGCTATGTCGTCCCCAAAGGCTCGATTGCCGTTGATGGCATCAGCCTTACCGTGGCAGGCATCCTCGACAAGGGCTTCCGGATTTGGATCATTCCGCATACCTACGAGGTCACCGCGCTGCGCGAACGCAAGGTGGGCGATGCGGTCAACCTCGAAGCAGACCTCATTGGCAAGTACGTCGAACGATTCGTGTCCGCGCGCCAAAGTTCTTCAGCTTGA
- a CDS encoding PocR ligand-binding domain-containing protein, giving the protein MKPLDFEDLAKLPVIQYFEAAFRKATGVSLMVAPPDGDAQLHRFAAMGNRFCSLAGSTSAGCAACNENERGVQQRVARKLTPVQIHCYAGLTVVAAPVLVGKRHVATLLGGQVFRREPTERDFLLVLKMLGDGPDTEWVQKVRKSYFETPVLPADRFQAVLQLLEVFSQYLSDFASKQAIASSECEPDAVTNAKEFVQAHVEEPITLAQVVDHVHVSRFYFCKLFKKVTGLTLTEYIARVRVEKAKTLLVDPSRRISEVVFAAGFGSIPRFNSVFKQHVGMAPSEFRSSLRSGPTASA; this is encoded by the coding sequence ATGAAGCCTCTGGACTTCGAGGACCTGGCGAAGCTGCCCGTGATTCAATATTTCGAGGCGGCTTTTCGCAAAGCCACGGGCGTCTCGCTCATGGTGGCCCCGCCGGACGGCGATGCTCAACTGCATCGTTTTGCCGCGATGGGCAACCGCTTCTGCTCGCTGGCGGGCTCGACCTCCGCAGGGTGCGCCGCCTGCAACGAGAACGAACGCGGGGTTCAGCAACGGGTCGCGCGCAAACTGACTCCGGTGCAGATCCATTGCTACGCCGGGCTGACGGTTGTCGCTGCGCCGGTTCTGGTCGGCAAAAGGCACGTCGCCACACTTCTCGGGGGCCAGGTGTTCCGGCGCGAACCGACCGAGCGGGACTTTCTGCTGGTGCTCAAGATGCTGGGCGATGGGCCCGACACAGAATGGGTTCAAAAGGTGCGCAAGTCCTACTTTGAAACTCCAGTCCTCCCAGCCGACCGATTTCAAGCCGTCCTCCAATTATTGGAAGTCTTCTCGCAATATCTCTCTGACTTCGCCAGCAAACAGGCGATTGCCTCATCGGAATGTGAACCGGATGCGGTGACGAACGCCAAGGAGTTCGTGCAGGCCCATGTCGAGGAGCCAATTACGTTGGCCCAGGTAGTCGATCACGTTCATGTCAGCCGTTTCTATTTTTGCAAGCTCTTCAAGAAAGTCACCGGGCTGACTCTCACCGAATACATCGCCCGGGTGCGGGTTGAAAAGGCCAAGACACTGCTGGTGGACCCTTCCCGGCGGATTTCCGAGGTGGTGTTTGCGGCCGGTTTCGGCTCCATCCCGCGGTTCAATAGCGTTTTCAAACAGCATGTCGGCATGGCCCCAAGCGAGTTTCGCTCCAGCCTCCGCAGCGGTCCCACTGCCTCGGCGTGA